One window of Gloeothece citriformis PCC 7424 genomic DNA carries:
- a CDS encoding THUMP domain-containing class I SAM-dependent RNA methyltransferase encodes MTHSYFATVAPSLEAIAAQELEQLGAKNVIREVRGVRFEGDKQLLYRVNLWGRTIFRVLLPIAEVKSYNAQQLYKSVQKIDWEIYLKPDQTLAVNCTGSNQHLNHTHFTALQIKNAIIDQQRDRLGKRSSVDVKQPDILINAHIYQNDCILSLDSSGESLHRRGYRPAVGLAPLKETLAAALLDLAQWNSNLSFFDPLCGSGTLPLEATLKALNIAPGLFRQRFGFQTWLDFDQSLWEDLIKEAKESQLSVLPAPIIGSDRSDDMIKQAQSNAQSCGIDRQVQFIQRELSEVEPLTSEGIIICNPPYGKRLGNSEELGALYKQLGDVFKQRFKGWTAYILTGNKELGKQVGLKTSRRIPVDNGGLPCTLLKYELY; translated from the coding sequence ATGACTCATTCTTATTTTGCTACTGTTGCTCCCTCCCTTGAAGCGATCGCCGCACAAGAATTAGAACAATTGGGCGCTAAAAATGTGATTCGGGAGGTTAGGGGAGTTCGGTTTGAGGGAGATAAACAGTTACTTTATCGAGTTAATCTTTGGGGGAGAACGATTTTTAGAGTTTTGCTCCCTATTGCTGAGGTTAAAAGTTATAATGCTCAACAACTTTATAAAAGTGTTCAAAAAATAGATTGGGAAATTTATCTCAAACCGGATCAGACTTTAGCGGTTAATTGTACGGGCAGCAATCAACATCTAAATCATACTCATTTTACTGCACTTCAAATTAAAAACGCTATTATTGATCAGCAACGGGATAGATTGGGAAAACGGTCTAGTGTTGATGTTAAACAGCCTGATATTTTAATTAATGCCCATATTTATCAAAATGATTGTATTCTCAGTTTAGATAGTTCTGGAGAGAGTTTACATCGTCGGGGATATCGTCCGGCTGTGGGGTTAGCACCTCTAAAAGAAACCCTTGCGGCGGCTCTTTTGGATCTGGCACAATGGAATTCTAATCTATCATTTTTTGATCCGTTATGTGGTTCGGGTACGTTACCGTTAGAAGCAACTTTAAAAGCTTTAAATATTGCCCCCGGTTTATTTCGTCAACGGTTTGGGTTTCAAACTTGGTTAGATTTTGATCAGTCTTTATGGGAAGATTTAATCAAAGAAGCAAAAGAAAGTCAATTATCTGTCTTACCTGCTCCTATTATAGGAAGCGATCGCTCTGATGATATGATTAAACAAGCTCAAAGTAATGCTCAATCTTGTGGAATTGATCGTCAAGTTCAGTTTATTCAAAGGGAGTTATCGGAAGTTGAACCCCTTACAAGTGAGGGAATTATTATCTGTAATCCTCCCTATGGTAAACGGTTAGGAAATTCTGAAGAATTGGGTGCTTTATATAAACAACTTGGAGATGTTTTTAAGCAACGGTTTAAGGGATGGACGGCTTATATTTTGACGGGAAATAAGGAGTTAGGTAAACAGGTTGGGTTGAAAACTTCTCGGCGTATTCCGGTTGATAATGGGGGTTTACCTTGTACTTTATTAAAATATGAATTGTATTAA
- a CDS encoding DUF29 domain-containing protein has product MNKLYDIDFPLWSKQQAQLLREGKFNELDLEHLIEEVEELGKSEYKTCRSYAILIMIYLLCLRYWETEKDYNERHWNSELYNFRLLLQKNLSNSIKNKLLQSWNELYQEAAKDFKDKTGLIAPQDCPFSTEEILG; this is encoded by the coding sequence ATGAATAAATTATATGATATTGATTTTCCTCTTTGGTCGAAACAACAAGCTCAATTACTTAGAGAAGGTAAGTTTAATGAGCTTGATTTAGAGCATTTAATAGAGGAGGTTGAGGAGTTGGGGAAAAGTGAATATAAAACTTGTCGATCTTATGCCATCCTCATCATGATTTATTTACTTTGTCTTCGTTACTGGGAAACAGAGAAAGACTATAACGAGAGGCATTGGAATAGTGAATTATACAATTTTCGCCTTTTGTTGCAAAAAAATTTGTCTAACTCAATTAAAAATAAGTTACTCCAATCTTGGAATGAACTATATCAAGAAGCAGCTAAAGACTTTAAGGATAAAACAGGCTTAATTGCGCCTCAAGATTGTCCTTTTTCAACTGAGGAAATTTTAGGGTAA
- a CDS encoding Uma2 family endonuclease, with protein MTAVILNLNTVELTDEQFYRLCQVNRDWQLERTAKGELIIMPPVGGISGNREADFIIDLGVWNRQTGLGKVFSSSTIFRLPKGGDRSPDVAWIRLERWETLCEEEQEKFPPICPDFVIELRSRSDKLDSLREKMQEYLNSGLGLGWLVNPQDQQVEIYRLNQLGEKVNLPATLEGETVLPGFKLFLDRF; from the coding sequence ATGACAGCAGTGATTTTAAACCTAAACACAGTAGAATTAACTGACGAGCAATTTTATCGCCTCTGTCAAGTTAATCGAGATTGGCAACTGGAAAGAACCGCTAAAGGAGAATTAATCATTATGCCGCCAGTTGGGGGAATTAGTGGCAACAGAGAAGCGGATTTTATTATTGATTTGGGTGTTTGGAATCGTCAAACCGGATTAGGAAAAGTCTTTAGTTCTTCTACTATTTTTCGCTTACCTAAAGGGGGTGATAGATCTCCTGATGTGGCATGGATTAGGTTAGAACGATGGGAAACACTCTGTGAAGAAGAACAGGAAAAATTTCCGCCGATTTGTCCGGATTTTGTGATTGAATTGCGCTCCCGTAGTGATAAACTAGACTCATTAAGAGAGAAAATGCAGGAGTATCTTAATAGTGGTTTGGGGTTAGGTTGGTTGGTTAACCCTCAAGATCAACAGGTCGAAATTTATCGCTTAAATCAGCTTGGAGAAAAAGTTAATCTTCCCGCTACTTTAGAAGGAGAAACGGTTTTACCGGGATTTAAGCTGTTTTTAGACCGTTTTTAG
- a CDS encoding rhodanese-like domain-containing protein, which translates to MSILAQIPIPRTLKAKSRIYDLKNRLDWGEPALTIIDVRDRRDYNVSHITGAVSMPMSELVKRALKSLELSRDIYIYGYTDEVTVEAAEKLRNVGYINVTELEGGVAAWKAADYPIEGVNVAIIA; encoded by the coding sequence ATGAGCATTTTGGCCCAAATACCGATTCCACGAACTTTAAAAGCAAAATCTCGAATTTATGACTTAAAAAACCGTCTTGACTGGGGTGAACCGGCTTTAACCATTATTGATGTCAGAGACAGACGAGATTACAATGTGAGTCACATCACGGGGGCGGTATCGATGCCTATGAGTGAACTGGTTAAACGGGCTTTAAAGTCTTTAGAATTAAGCCGGGACATTTATATCTATGGCTATACAGATGAAGTGACTGTAGAAGCCGCCGAGAAGTTGCGAAACGTGGGTTATATTAATGTAACAGAACTAGAGGGAGGGGTGGCCGCTTGGAAAGCAGCCGATTACCCAATTGAAGGAGTGAACGTTGCTATCATTGCTTAA
- a CDS encoding protein jag — translation MRDQQIDRGKEWLETLLELMGISTEVTIGEDIIETSEPSSCWLIIDHTHLGPEQTEILVGYRGEGIDAIQYLANTVLNLGTEFEEQQAFTIEINSYRLKRQAELLAWAKRVADQVRQTGQEVEMKSLSSAERRQIHTFLKDAEDLATESRGQEPDRRLVVRLR, via the coding sequence ATGAGGGATCAGCAAATTGATAGAGGCAAAGAATGGTTAGAAACCTTACTAGAGTTAATGGGCATATCAACAGAAGTTACAATTGGAGAAGATATTATTGAAACATCTGAACCTAGTTCTTGTTGGCTGATTATTGATCATACTCACCTGGGGCCCGAACAAACGGAAATTTTAGTCGGGTATCGAGGAGAAGGAATAGATGCCATTCAATATTTAGCCAATACTGTTCTGAATTTAGGGACAGAATTTGAAGAACAACAGGCATTTACGATTGAAATTAATAGCTATCGTCTCAAACGACAAGCAGAATTATTGGCCTGGGCGAAAAGAGTCGCCGATCAAGTGCGCCAAACCGGTCAAGAAGTGGAAATGAAATCTCTCTCTTCGGCAGAACGGCGACAAATTCACACTTTTTTGAAAGATGCTGAAGACTTAGCCACCGAAAGCCGGGGACAAGAACCCGATCGCCGCTTAGTGGTGCGACTCCGATAG